One genomic segment of Aquipluma nitroreducens includes these proteins:
- a CDS encoding 4Fe-4S binding protein translates to MNSILEYFTDLFKGISSLWAGMRITGKYFFSPGEIVTQQYPENRATLKMEDRFKGEVIMPHDENNQHACTGCGICEMNCPNGSIEIITDRVANAEGKMERVIDKHIYHLSMCTFCELCIKTCPSNALAWGQKFEHAVFDRSKLTKVLNQPGSKLRKEAK, encoded by the coding sequence ATGAATAGTATATTAGAATATTTTACCGACCTGTTTAAAGGAATTTCTTCGCTGTGGGCAGGTATGCGCATCACCGGAAAATACTTTTTCAGTCCCGGGGAAATTGTAACCCAGCAATATCCTGAAAACCGTGCCACCCTGAAAATGGAAGACCGGTTTAAAGGCGAAGTGATCATGCCACACGATGAAAACAACCAGCACGCCTGTACCGGTTGCGGAATTTGTGAAATGAACTGTCCGAACGGTTCCATCGAAATTATAACCGACCGCGTTGCAAATGCCGAAGGCAAAATGGAGCGGGTAATCGACAAACACATTTACCATTTGTCGATGTGTACGTTCTGTGAATTGTGCATAAAAACTTGCCCATCGAATGCACTGGCCTGGGGACAGAAATTCGAGCATGCTGTATTTGACCGGAGTAAACTCACCAAAGTTTTGAATCAACCTGGTTCGAAACTAAGAAAGGAGGCTAAGTAA
- a CDS encoding NADH-quinone oxidoreductase subunit J family protein produces the protein MFYLFSGIILICSLLSITTRRILRAAVYLLCVLLATAGLYFMLNYQFMAAVQLTLYAGGIVVLIIFSILLTHHISHRFQHPNLTKLIMGIGAATVGIGLVLTTILSHSFQAGAAPELPVDMTVIGNQLLSTGKNGYVLPFELISILLLAAMIAAIVVAKKEKNKNSEI, from the coding sequence ATGTTTTATCTATTTTCAGGAATAATCCTGATTTGTTCGCTTTTGTCGATCACCACCCGAAGGATTTTACGGGCTGCCGTTTATCTGCTTTGCGTTCTGTTGGCTACTGCTGGATTGTATTTTATGCTGAATTACCAGTTTATGGCTGCCGTACAGCTTACTTTATATGCCGGTGGTATTGTGGTTCTGATTATCTTCAGTATTTTATTGACTCACCACATTTCGCATCGCTTTCAACATCCGAATCTAACCAAACTCATAATGGGTATTGGAGCGGCAACTGTTGGAATAGGATTGGTTCTTACAACCATACTCTCCCACTCGTTTCAAGCCGGAGCTGCTCCGGAACTGCCTGTTGATATGACAGTGATAGGAAATCAATTGCTAAGCACCGGAAAAAACGGTTACGTTTTACCGTTCGAGTTGATCAGTATTTTGTTACTGGCAGCAATGATTGCAGCAATTGTGGTTGCTAAAAAAGAAAAAAATAAAAATTCAGAGATATGA
- the nuoK gene encoding NADH-quinone oxidoreductase subunit NuoK translates to MIQGIPLEHFLVVSTIMFFIGVCGFIIRRNLITMLMATELILNSVNINFVVFNRYLYPDQLQGQFFSLFIVGIAAAEASVAIALIINIYRNVKNIEVENVNEMKF, encoded by the coding sequence ATGATTCAGGGAATTCCACTCGAACATTTTTTAGTCGTTAGTACGATTATGTTTTTCATCGGAGTTTGTGGTTTCATTATTCGCCGCAACCTGATTACGATGTTGATGGCCACTGAACTCATTCTAAATTCGGTCAATATCAATTTCGTGGTTTTCAACCGCTACCTGTATCCTGATCAATTGCAGGGACAATTCTTTTCACTGTTCATTGTTGGTATTGCGGCTGCCGAAGCTTCGGTTGCCATAGCACTTATCATCAACATTTACAGAAATGTGAAGAACATTGAAGTTGAAAATGTAAATGAAATGAAATTCTAA
- the nuoL gene encoding NADH-quinone oxidoreductase subunit L: protein MTGYTYTVFIILIPLVMFLVTGLLGMKWKPIISGILGTIGMGTSWTLSLITAGSYFFGHHAEGFQTIIPFEMKWLQFTDTLIIKMGILLDPISVMMLVVITTISFMVHLYSIGYMHGEVGFQRFYAFLSLFTFSMLGLVIATNIFQMYIFWELVGVSSFLLIGFYYQKPSAVAASKKAFIVTRFADLGFLIGILILSFVTGTFDFGKLTEPGTAIFGSAASMSFMGISAMTWAMTLIFIGGAGKSAMFPLHIWLPDAMEGPTPVSALIHAATMVVAGVFLVARMFPVIHFQAPAAQEIIGYVGGFTSLFAAVIAITQYDIKRVLAFSTLSQLGYMMLALGVSGYGGEEGLGYMAGMFHLFTHAMFKALLFLGAGSIIHAVHSNNMYDMGGLRKYLPITHITFLIACLTIAGVPFLSGFYSKDEILVAALHHNKLLFAVEFIVAGLTAFYMFRLYFSVFWGKDRHYHHTPHESPLVMTIPLMFLAVASIFAGYLPFTELVTSDKLGFESEMNYMVAVPSVLIGLLGIGMAWILYKKESDVPAKLAKSWGILYTATYNKFYFDEIYLFVTRKIIFNYISRPIAWFDRHIIDAFMVGIGLTTEKVSYKIKGMQSGQLQHYAFAFVAGTLALALSMIYFLM, encoded by the coding sequence ATGACAGGATATACATATACTGTATTTATTATACTGATTCCACTGGTAATGTTTTTGGTTACCGGTTTGTTGGGAATGAAATGGAAACCAATCATCTCCGGAATATTGGGAACAATCGGAATGGGAACTTCGTGGACCCTTTCGCTGATTACTGCAGGTAGCTATTTCTTTGGCCATCATGCTGAAGGATTTCAGACAATCATTCCGTTCGAAATGAAATGGCTGCAATTTACGGATACACTGATTATCAAAATGGGTATTTTACTCGACCCGATTTCAGTAATGATGTTGGTTGTAATTACCACGATTTCGTTTATGGTTCATTTGTACAGCATTGGCTATATGCATGGTGAAGTTGGGTTTCAACGCTTTTACGCGTTTTTATCCTTGTTCACTTTTTCGATGTTGGGTTTGGTTATCGCCACCAACATTTTCCAGATGTATATTTTCTGGGAATTGGTAGGTGTCAGCTCATTCCTTTTGATCGGATTCTACTACCAAAAACCATCGGCAGTTGCAGCTTCGAAAAAAGCATTCATTGTGACCCGTTTTGCCGATTTAGGATTCCTGATCGGTATTCTGATCCTTTCGTTTGTAACCGGAACTTTTGATTTCGGCAAATTGACAGAACCCGGAACAGCTATCTTCGGAAGCGCTGCTTCAATGAGTTTCATGGGTATTTCGGCCATGACATGGGCCATGACACTTATTTTTATTGGTGGTGCCGGTAAATCGGCCATGTTCCCGTTACACATTTGGTTACCCGATGCAATGGAAGGTCCAACTCCGGTTTCGGCCTTGATTCACGCTGCAACCATGGTTGTTGCCGGTGTATTTTTGGTAGCCCGTATGTTTCCGGTTATCCATTTTCAGGCTCCTGCCGCGCAGGAAATCATTGGTTATGTTGGTGGATTCACTTCGCTTTTCGCAGCGGTAATCGCCATCACACAATACGACATTAAACGCGTTTTGGCATTCTCAACCTTATCGCAATTGGGTTATATGATGCTTGCCCTGGGGGTTTCAGGATACGGCGGTGAAGAAGGTTTAGGTTATATGGCTGGTATGTTCCACCTGTTCACACACGCCATGTTTAAAGCATTGTTATTCCTAGGCGCCGGATCAATCATTCACGCCGTTCATTCAAACAACATGTACGATATGGGTGGATTGCGCAAATATTTGCCAATTACTCACATTACATTCCTGATTGCCTGTTTGACCATTGCTGGTGTTCCATTTCTTTCAGGATTCTATAGTAAAGACGAAATTTTGGTAGCAGCCTTACACCATAACAAACTTTTGTTTGCCGTTGAGTTTATTGTTGCCGGACTAACCGCATTCTATATGTTCCGTTTGTACTTCAGCGTATTCTGGGGAAAAGATAGACATTATCATCACACACCACACGAAAGTCCGCTGGTAATGACTATTCCATTGATGTTTTTGGCTGTTGCTTCTATTTTTGCAGGATATCTTCCTTTTACAGAGTTAGTAACTTCCGACAAATTGGGTTTCGAATCAGAAATGAACTACATGGTAGCTGTTCCTTCAGTTTTAATTGGATTGTTGGGAATTGGCATGGCATGGATTCTTTACAAGAAAGAAAGTGACGTTCCGGCTAAATTGGCCAAGAGCTGGGGTATTTTATATACTGCAACCTACAACAAATTCTATTTCGACGAAATTTATTTGTTTGTAACCCGAAAGATCATCTTCAACTACATCTCTCGTCCGATTGCCTGGTTCGATCGTCACATCATCGATGCATTCATGGTTGGAATTGGCTTAACCACAGAAAAAGTATCCTATAAAATTAAAGGAATGCAATCGGGACAATTGCAGCATTATGCTTTTGCCTTTGTTGCCGGTACTTTAGCTTTAGCGCTTTCGATGATCTATTTTTTGATGTAG
- a CDS encoding complex I subunit 4 family protein — translation MNILTLLVLIPVLTMVAVLFTKDYKGARLASAIGMGIELIATVYLVLAYLAARKTGMMHEMLFTSDFMWYPSLNIHFAFGVDGIAVAMIGLTSIVIFAGIFASWELQFLTKEFFVSLILLVTAVYGFFISLDLFTMFLFYELALIPMYLLIGLWGTGPKEKSAMKLTLMLMAGSALIMVGILGLYYNSAPGGGPLTFNILEISKISIPVAAQRFFFPFAFVGFGILGALFPFHTWSPDGHASAPTAVSMLHAGVLMKLGGYGCFRVAMFLMPQAAQEMAWIFIILTTISVVYGAFSAIWQTDLKFINAYSSVSHCGLVIFALLMMNETAMDGAILQMISHGLMTALFFALIGMIYGRTHTRDIRQMGGLMKVIPFLAVVYMIAGFASLGLPGLSGFVAEMTVFVGSFQHQDMFHRVVTVIVASSIVITAVYILKVVGILLLGPLKDQHHAELTDAKWYEKLSTVTLVLAVAAIGIAPLWLSDTIVASLKPIVARLAMVIPF, via the coding sequence GTGAATATTCTAACTTTATTGGTCTTAATCCCGGTTCTCACCATGGTTGCAGTCCTTTTTACCAAGGATTACAAAGGTGCCCGGCTCGCTTCGGCAATCGGAATGGGTATAGAACTTATAGCAACAGTTTATCTGGTGCTCGCTTACCTCGCCGCAAGAAAAACCGGGATGATGCACGAGATGCTATTTACTTCTGACTTCATGTGGTATCCTAGCTTGAACATACATTTTGCTTTCGGGGTCGATGGAATTGCTGTAGCCATGATTGGTCTGACTTCAATTGTGATTTTTGCAGGTATTTTTGCTTCCTGGGAACTTCAATTCCTCACAAAAGAGTTTTTTGTATCGCTCATATTGCTTGTTACAGCGGTTTACGGGTTCTTTATTTCACTCGACCTGTTTACCATGTTCCTCTTTTACGAATTGGCACTGATACCTATGTATCTGCTTATTGGTCTGTGGGGAACAGGACCAAAAGAAAAATCGGCCATGAAACTGACATTGATGTTGATGGCAGGTTCTGCATTGATTATGGTTGGTATTTTAGGTCTTTATTACAATTCGGCTCCTGGTGGTGGCCCGCTTACTTTTAATATTCTTGAAATATCAAAAATATCAATTCCTGTTGCGGCACAACGCTTTTTCTTTCCTTTCGCTTTTGTTGGATTTGGAATACTTGGAGCTTTGTTTCCATTCCATACTTGGTCACCTGACGGTCACGCTTCGGCGCCAACCGCAGTTTCGATGCTTCATGCTGGAGTATTGATGAAACTGGGGGGATACGGATGTTTCCGCGTTGCGATGTTCCTGATGCCACAAGCTGCACAGGAAATGGCTTGGATTTTCATTATCCTGACAACAATCAGTGTGGTTTACGGAGCGTTCAGCGCCATCTGGCAAACCGACCTTAAATTCATTAATGCATACTCATCAGTAAGCCATTGCGGATTGGTAATTTTTGCCTTGCTGATGATGAACGAAACAGCAATGGACGGAGCAATTCTTCAAATGATTTCACACGGTTTGATGACAGCCCTTTTCTTCGCCTTGATTGGGATGATTTATGGACGTACCCACACCCGTGATATTCGCCAAATGGGCGGGTTAATGAAAGTAATCCCATTTCTTGCTGTAGTGTATATGATTGCCGGTTTTGCTTCTTTGGGATTACCCGGATTAAGTGGTTTCGTGGCAGAAATGACTGTTTTTGTCGGATCATTCCAACATCAGGATATGTTCCATCGCGTCGTTACGGTAATCGTAGCTTCTTCGATCGTTATTACTGCTGTATATATTCTGAAAGTCGTTGGAATCTTGCTTCTTGGCCCATTGAAAGATCAGCATCATGCTGAACTGACTGATGCCAAATGGTACGAGAAACTGAGTACTGTTACACTTGTGTTAGCTGTTGCCGCAATTGGTATTGCACCACTTTGGCTGTCTGACACCATCGTAGCAAGTTTGAAACCGATTGTTGCACGTTTGGCAATGGTTATTCCTTTTTAA
- a CDS encoding NADH-quinone oxidoreductase subunit N, producing MDLGQFILMRHELLLTIAALAILVAEIFTSEKNKSKLINFALVLFALVTFIGFIPGETGNLFGGSFQSSQLTVFMKNVLNLAVLIVFLQAEGWLRKPENADKISEYFILTLSTLIGMNFMISAGDFLIFYIGLETATIPIAGLAAFDKYKSQSAEAGIKLILSSALSSGILLFGLSMIYGATGSIYFADIANKVAPNALIALGFVFFVSGMGFKISLVPFHFWTADVYEGAPINVTSYLSVVSKGAAAFIFTIVLFTVFKNIVELWKPMIYTLAIATMTIGNLFAMRQNNIKRFLAFSSIAQAGFILLGILGAGELGMTAIVYFVLVYVFTNLGAFGVVAAIHNASGVETISGYNGLYQTNPKLSWLMTISLFSLAGIPPIAGFFGKFFLFTAAAGSGYYILVLIAVLNATISLYYYLLVIKAIFIEKNEQPIPEFRSSNSMRIALVMCITGVLVTGFASGIFEYIRSISKLFLN from the coding sequence ATGGATCTCGGACAATTTATACTCATGCGCCACGAATTGCTGCTCACTATAGCAGCACTCGCGATTCTGGTTGCTGAAATTTTTACCAGCGAAAAAAACAAATCGAAACTCATCAATTTCGCATTGGTACTTTTCGCTTTGGTAACCTTCATTGGGTTTATTCCAGGAGAAACCGGTAATTTATTTGGAGGATCATTCCAATCAAGCCAACTGACCGTTTTCATGAAAAACGTACTTAATCTGGCTGTGTTGATTGTCTTTCTTCAGGCTGAAGGATGGTTACGGAAACCGGAAAATGCCGACAAAATCAGTGAATATTTTATCCTGACGTTGTCAACACTGATCGGGATGAACTTCATGATTTCAGCGGGCGACTTCCTGATCTTTTACATTGGACTCGAAACTGCAACTATCCCAATTGCCGGGTTGGCCGCCTTCGACAAATACAAAAGTCAATCGGCCGAAGCAGGTATCAAATTAATCCTGTCCTCTGCCCTATCTTCAGGAATTCTATTATTTGGACTTTCTATGATTTACGGAGCAACCGGATCGATCTATTTTGCCGATATCGCAAACAAAGTTGCTCCAAACGCTTTAATTGCACTTGGATTTGTATTCTTTGTAAGCGGAATGGGTTTCAAAATATCGTTGGTACCTTTCCATTTCTGGACAGCTGACGTTTACGAAGGTGCTCCGATCAATGTAACTTCATACCTTTCGGTTGTTTCAAAAGGTGCCGCAGCATTTATCTTCACCATCGTTCTGTTCACCGTTTTCAAAAATATTGTGGAACTCTGGAAACCGATGATTTACACATTAGCTATAGCTACAATGACAATCGGTAACTTGTTCGCCATGCGACAGAATAACATCAAGCGATTTCTGGCCTTTTCATCGATTGCACAGGCCGGTTTTATCCTGTTGGGTATTCTCGGTGCCGGGGAGCTAGGAATGACTGCAATCGTTTATTTCGTGCTTGTTTATGTGTTTACTAACCTTGGAGCATTTGGCGTTGTTGCTGCCATTCACAATGCTTCGGGCGTTGAAACCATTTCAGGATACAATGGCCTATATCAAACCAATCCGAAACTAAGCTGGCTCATGACGATTTCGTTGTTCTCATTGGCAGGAATCCCACCAATTGCTGGTTTCTTCGGAAAATTCTTCCTATTTACGGCTGCTGCCGGAAGCGGTTATTATATTCTGGTTTTGATCGCTGTATTGAATGCAACTATCTCACTGTATTATTATTTACTGGTGATAAAAGCCATATTTATAGAAAAGAACGAACAGCCTATTCCTGAATTCCGGAGTTCAAACTCGATGCGAATTGCATTAGTAATGTGTATCACAGGTGTATTAGTCACCGGTTTTGCAAGTGGAATCTTCGAATACATCAGAAGCATCAGTAAATTGTTTTTAAATTAA